CAATTATTAGCCTATTGTAGATTTAAATTTCCGTCATTTTATATTTCGTGGGAGGAACATGAAAGGGAACGTCAGGAATTCTTAAAGCGTTATAAAGAGAGAGAGGAAAAGAAAGCGAAAGAAATAAAATAAGTTTTGGTTTCTGAAAATTCGAATAGAATATATAAGCAATTAAGAATTGTATATAAATCGATGCTATTAAAAATTAAAGAATATTCAATATAATCTGTATGAGTAAATAAATACCAGTAAGTAAAGGTGAAGTGTATTACTTTCCAAAAGGGAACATAATGAACCTAAAAATGCCTAGAGTAACTAACGGGGTGTCAGTATGAAGTTAAAGAAGAAAGCTAAGATGATAATAGTTCTGTCAATAGTAGCAAGTTTATTAAGTGGATGTGGTTTTGGGGAGACGAAGATAGAGTATGAGAGATTAGTAAAGGCGTTGGATGAAGGTGAAAAGAAGATGGTTATACTTAAGTGCAAGAGAGAAGAGTATTTGGAACTTTTGAGGAGAAAGGATACTATTTGAACTATCAAAAAGCAATCTGATTATATGATTATCGTAATTAATGTGGTAATGGTATACCTAAAAAATCATCTGAATTTAGTTGTACAAAGATCTATGTACTTAAAAATATTAAGAATGTAATAGAATTTTAGTGAATGAAAATTATTTAAACTGTATAGAAGGTGAAATGTCAGGGTGTGGAATATAAAAGAAGAAGATTTAGATAAGTTTCGAATGACATGTCAAGGGCGTTTAAGTCCTGAAGGTGCTGCGGGTTTTATGCTCGGAACGATATTTTATACTTCATTATTTATGGTTATTATTTTTGTGGGAGGAATGGATTATTATACTACCTTGTTTGATAAGGTAATTGTTAGGATTGAATTAGTGTTATATGGTTTGCAAGTAATGTTTTTAATACTATATTTATTCCCTAAAGCTCGTTATAAATTTCAAAAATTACAAACGCTCGTGATATTATTATATGCATTTCAACTTGGAACTATCGGATGCACGTTATTTGTTCTTTCTGGGATGATAGAGCATTCAATTGATCTCAATACACGTGTTTATGTAGGTCTATTAGTATTAGGTGGAATTATTGTTCATATTGTGACAACAGTTGATACATTTAAACAAGCAAGCGAAGGTGCATTTAGTAGTGGGGACAAATCAGATTCGTTTTTTAGTAAAACAAAGGGACATGTTATACAAGGTGCTGTAATTTATGTGTTAATTCTTCTTGTTTTGATTTATATAAATAATAATTACTCATTAAACACAATGTTTGGTTATGTTATGTGTAATGTTGTTATGTATGCAGTAGCCATTGGAGCGGCAGAATTTCAACTATTGGTGTATTGTAGATTTAAATTCAAGTCATTTAATATGACATGGGAAGAGAATGAGAGAATGCGTGGGAGAATTCGAAAGCGAAATAAGAAATTCAAAACGAAAAATAAATAATATATTAATAGAATTTTAGTGCTCGAAAAATAATTGAAACGTATAGAAGGTGAAAAACTGAATGTGGAATATAAAAGAAGGAGATTTAGATGAGTTTAGGATGACATGTAATAATCGTTTAAGTCCTGAGGGTGCTACAGGATTTATGTTTGGAGGAATACTTTACAGTTCAATAGCCGTTTTTTCTATTATTGTATCAGGTGATTGGGATTACTGTATGGTTCTCCTTAATATAGGAATTGTTAAGCTGGAAGTGTTGTTATATGCTCTGCAAGTAATTTTTTTCATTCTATATTTATTTCCAAAAGCTCAATTTAAATTTCAAAAGCTACAAACAATTGTTGTATTATTAAATGCATTTCAAATGGCAACAATATTACTCGTAGTTTTGATTGGTACTAAAATGGCTAATAATTCAATTGATCAGATTACATTACTGTATGCAGGATTATTATTTTTAGGAGCAGTAATTTTTCATATTTTGACAACAATTGATACGTTTAAACAGGCAAGTGAAGGTGCATTTAGTATGGATGAAAGATCCGCTTCCTTTTTTAGTAAAGCAAAAGGAAAGATGATGAAGTGGGCTACATTATACGCAGTAACTATTCTTATTTTTCTATATTTTCATAACGATTATGGATTTGATACTTTAGGTATGTATGTAGTAGGGACCTTTTTAATGTATACGATAGCTATCGGAGCAGCTGAATTTCAGCTATTAACATATTGCAGGTTTAAATTTTCGTCATTTAATAAAACATGGGAGCAACATAGAAGAGAGACTCCGAGATATCAAAAGAAAAATAAAAAAGGTAAATCAAAACGTAAGGTGTAAAGGGAATTGGCAGAATAAATTTAAATGTCCGCCATTTAATATAACGTGGGAAGAGAATGAGAGAATGCGTGGGAGATTTCGAAAGCGAAATACAAAATCCCAATCGAAAAGTAAATAAGAGTGAAATAGAATTGAAGTGAATGAAAATTATTTAAACTGTATAGAGGGTGAAGAGTCAGGATGTGGGATATAAAAGAAGAAGATTTAGATAAGTTTAGGATGACATGTGAATATCGTTTAAGTCCTGAAGGTGCTACAGGATTTATGTTTGGAGGAATACTATTTAGTTCAATAACCATTTTTTCTATTGTTTTATCAGCTGGGTGGGATTACTGTATGCTTCTCTTTAATATAGGAATTGTTAAGTTAGAAGTGTTATTATATAGCCTACAAATAATTCTATTAATTATTTATTCATTCCCGAAAGCTCAATTTAAATTTCAAAAGTTACAAACAATTGTTGTATTATTATATTCATTCCAAATGGCAACAATAGCGCCTACTGCTTTGACTGTTACTAAAATGGCTAATAATTCAATTGACTGGATTACACTAATGTATGCAGGTGTATTGCTTTTGGGAGCAGTTGTTGTTCATATCGTGACAACAATTGATACGTTTAAACAAGCGAGTGAAGGTGCGTTTAGTATGGATGAGAGGTCTGCTTCTTTCTTTAGTAAAACAAAAGGAAAGATGATGAAGTGGGCTACACTATACGCAGTAACTATTCTTATTTTGATATATTTTCATAACGATTATGGATTTGATGATTTATTTATGTATGTAGTAGGGACCTTTTTAATGTATACGATAGCAATCGGAGCAGCTGAATTTCAGCTATTAGCATATTGCAGGTTTAAATTTCCGTCATTTAATATTTCATGGGAGCAACATAAAAGAGAGACTCCAAGATATCGAAAGAAAAATAAAAAAGGTAAATCGAAACGTAAGGCATAAAGAAAGTGTGTATTGTAAGTTTTGATGGTGAAAAAGTGATAATTTATAGGAGAGTATTTGAACTACAAAAAGAAAATTTACTTATGTAAGGTGATTAAAGTGATTAGAAGATAATCTGATCGAAAATATAGAGAGTGTAGTGTGATGATGAAATGAACACAAAAAAGGTTTCTAAAATGATTACTATCATAATAGCGACATAAGTGTGATGAATGTTTCATAAATATTTCTATTTGTAGTGGAAAGAATTTGAGAATAAACATGTAGCCCCAATTGCTGGAGTAGATCCAATAGTTGGGGCGTTTATCTGTCTAAATTTAGTTTGAATGCATAACAGTTTTTAGTTAGAGTCCTCGCTCCTCAAGTAGTTTCTTCATCTTCATAATAACGGTGTGAAGTTTTTGTATAATCGGCTTTTATTGCAAAGTTACAACTATTTCCGCTTTTAGAGTACCCCTTATTATCGATACATCGTCCACATTCCAATATCTTTAAATCCTAACCGCTTATAAATTCGTCCAGCAGCTGGATTGTTATAAAATAAACAAAGTGTTCGGCCTTCTTTCGTAAAGTCTTGAATCATTTTTTGTAATATGAGCGAAGCATATCCATTCCCGCGATAATTCGGGTGTGTACATACACCAACTACCATTGCGGATAATGAATTTTCAGCGGAAGTAGAGGCGGATGCGATGATTGCGCCGTTTTTTTCAATATAATATGTACGTCCTGTAGTTGTTTCGATAGCTTGCCTTAACATTTTTTCTGATTCATTAGCAGCTGGGAATTCAGAGATGTTACTTCGTAATTGCATAATTCGTTCTATATCATCTAGTGAGGCAAGTTTAATTGTTTCATGAATTGGTGTGTTAGGTAAGTTATTGTCATCTAGACATTCACAAAAATACATTTCATTTTTGGCCCCCAGTTGTATACTTGGAGCAGTTTCAAATCTTTCTACAATAGTTGACTTACCAGAGAGTTTAAGCGGCTTATATGCTGAAAGAAGTGCCTCATAGTCAGTAACCACAAACTCTTCTTTACTATAAGGTATAAACGCATCATGAAAGCGAAGTAAAATAGATTTTAATGTTCCGCTTTCTTCAAATGCTCCCCATAACTCTTGAAAGTCTGTTTCGTAACCAAAAGCCTCAATATCTCCAATAATAAACAAGTTAAGGGCTACTTCTTCTTTTAGAAAAGAAAATACTTGTTCATGATCTTTCTTTGTTAATTTTCGTATCATAACAAACTACCTCTTTTTTGTTTTTTCTAAATATTATAACTTTATATTTTTGAAATCAATATAAAATTTTATGTTTAGTTCACAAACTTTCGGAAAAACTAGGAAAGATATGACAAAGGAGGTTATGAACGGTGGATCATCCAATTCAAGGGTTAATGAAAGCAGCGATGGAAAATTTAAAGGAAATGGTCGATGTAAATACGATTGTTGGGGAGCCTGTTCAAACGGCTGACGGTGGTGTAGTGTTAACAGTTTCTAAAGTAGCGTTCGGTTTTGGAGCAGGAGGTTCTGATTTCCAGACGAATGATGGACAAAGAGCGAATGGTAACCCTGCATTTGGTGGCGGTAGTGCGGGTGGTGTGTCAATTACACCAGTAGCATTTCTAGTCGTGAATAAAGATGGGGTAAATATTCTTCATTTACAAAATGCGACACATTTAGCAGAAAAAATAATTGAATTAGCTCCACAAACAATCGATAAAATTCAATCGATGTTCCAAAAAGATGAAAAAAAAGAGGGGAATCATCACCCTCAAAATCCAGATGATATCCTTTAAAAACGCCTGCTTATGAGCAGGCGTTTTTTCTTGTAATCAGTATGTAATAAAACACATGAAATTGTAAATAGTTTTTGAAGTTTTTTCTATGTTTCTAAAATTTTTCATGTTAAAATATGCTATAGAATTGAAACATATAAAACGAAGGTGGCTAGGTGCTTTGTCTGGAGGATCTGACCAAGTAAACAATATGATATATATTAATGGTAATCGTCGGGGTCATTGTTTTATTACATCTGGAATTACGTTTAAAGAGTTTGCAAGTAACATCCCTTCACCGCTTCATCAAGTATTGCTTTTAAAGCATAATTTTGAGTGGACAGATTTTCATTATCATACTTTATTTGAATATGTTGAGGAAGAAAACATACATAAACTCATTCAAGCAGAGATTGATGAATTTGATGAATTTTGTTGGGTAGATTTCGATGATGCAAGCGATTTAGATGAGTTAGAGCCAAAAGAAATTGCAGAATTATTATATTTGGCTCACAAAAAAGAACCACTTGGAAGAACGTTCTTCCCATTGTTGAAGAATAGATTCGTTTATTTTTCACATGATGACGGTTGGTACAACAAAGTGTATTACCGTAGAATCGGTGATTTTGTAGGAATGCTAAGTAAAGTGATTCCATATAAACTCGGTTCGTTTGGAAAGAAACGTTTTACTTTCTTCCAAAAATCAAAAATTTTCCCAGCAATTTCAAAGGAAGTTATCCTTGGGCTTATGCCGTTAATGGAAGATGGGTTATACATTGATTTAGCGGGGAAAATTGAGTCGAGAAGAGGTCTTGAAATTCCGGTATATGTAGTAGGATCATTCGAAAGTACGGATGAGGTACTAGATAATATCGATGAATTGAAAGCGGAAGCAACAGAAACGGGTTGGCTCATTTTTGATAAGAAAGAACAAGAGTGGCAATGGGTTGTGGACTAAGAAAACTTGGCGCATGAAGTCAAGTTTTCTTGTCTTTTGAAAGGAGAACAAATGAAGAAATATTATACAATTGTGGGTATTGTAAGTATTATTCTCGTGGCGATATTACTTATAACTTGTCCGAAAGAATCAGATTTTAAATTGTATTTAGAGGATAAGTATGCATTGAAATGTGACGAGAGTAGCTTTGAATGCACGCAAAATGTAGATGAAAAAAAAGAGAAATTACAGTTTGAAAGTATTGATGCACGAAATGGTGTTTTCTTTATGACTGTAAAGCAAACGTATAAAACAGAAGCTGGTGTTACGAAAGAATATAGCGGAGTAGGTATATTCGGTACATTTCTTTTTGTTTCAGAGAAGACTTTCTAGTAATAGAAGGTCTTTTTTTTATGCTTATGTTCATATAGATGAAGTAAGACAAGCATAGGAGGGGTATTGATGAAGAAGGGATGTATCGTTTGTGGTGGTGAGGAGTTTTTTTCTTCAACATTATATGCACGTACGAAACAAGATTGGGCATATGCGCCAAACATGTACCGATTTGAAAAGGTGTTTATTGAGCATAGAGATGAAGAAAATTATCCGGTTTTTCAAGAAATTACAGCGAAGCATTGTTGTGGATGCGGTCATATCATGTTGTATCATGAATGAACACACCAAGTATAACTTGGTGTGTTTTTTTTAAAACGCTGATAAAGCAAGCGGATATAGTAGAGTGAATAAAACAGAAAAACTGCCAAAACCAATTGCGGTATATCCAAGTGTTCTCGCTCCAAAATTGACAGCTAATAAACCAACTAAAATAGCTAGGGAGCCGAGTGTAACAGGATAAAAAGCAATGGAGAATAACGAAAGAAATAATGCGACATAGCCGATCATTGCACCGGTATTTGTACCTTCTATTTCATTTGCAATTTCTTTGCGCTCATGTCTAATCGGAATACCAGCTGGAGATATTTCAGCTGCATACTCTTCGTTTTTTTCACCACTTTTAAAATGATGATTTCTCTTTCTTCGCATGTACATCCCTCTCTTTCAATTGGGTGTATCTATAGTATCTTTCATAAGGAACAGAACATGAGTATGAGTTAAACCCAAGTAAAGCAAAAATTGGAGAAAATAGATTTCGTTGTTATCCTGTTCATCTCCTTATTAAGATAAAATGAAACTTTAATCAGTGGGGGTTTTGTCCATCCCCACTGATTATTAGCCCTCACCAAGCGGGCTTTTACGGGCAGTTATCTCCCACCTAACTTCCTCGCATTCGCCGAATTCTACTGCCCGTTAATGCGGGATAAACAGGAATTTTGGAAAATGATGTAGAATGAAATGAATGATAATACGTGAAGGTAGGGGAATGTATGACGAAGTTTAATTGGCATGAATCGGCAGAGAAAAAATGGGATAACAATGCAGAGTTTTGGAATCAAAATAGTCAAGAAATGTGGGATAGCGGGAGCAGGAGTACAATCATTCCATTTTTTGAGCAGTACGTGGAAAAGGAAGTACAAGTGTTAGATGTTGGCTGTGGTGATGGGTATGGTACATATAAATTAAGTCTTACTGGGTACAAAGCGGTTGGGGTGGACTTATCGGAAGTTATGATTCAAAAGGGTAAGGAACGCGGAGAAGGCCCAAGCTTATCTTTTATAAAAGGTGATCTTTCTTCATTACCATTTGAAAATGAGCAATTTGAAGCAATTATGGCAATTAATTCTTTAGAATGGACCGAGGAGCCATTGCGAGCATTAAATGAAATAAAGCGTGTTTTAAAGAAAGAGGGATACGCATGTGTTGCAATTTTAGGACCGACAGCAAAACCGAGAGAGAATAGTTATCCTCGCCTATACGGCAAAGATGTTGTTTGCAATACGATGATGCCTTGGGAATTTGAACAGTTAGCAAAAGAACAAGGATTTGAAGTTGTAGATGGCACCGGCGTATATAAGCGCGGAGTAAATGAGAAGATGTTAGGTCAACTACCTACAGAGTTACAACAATCGTTAACGTTCTTATGGGTATTTATGTTAAAAAACGTATAACGAAATCAAAAAATTTTTAGGAGGTAAAAAAGTGCAGAAAATACAAAAAACTGATACAATATCATCAGAACCAATTAAAGGGGGACTAGGGTATATGACAACTACTACAACAGTTAAATCCGATATTGAAATCGCACAAGAAGCAAGTATGAAGAAGATTCAAGAAATTGCAGCTAATTTAAATATTTTAGAAGAAGAACTAGAGCCATATGGACATTATAAAGGCAAGTTATCTCTTGATATTTTTAA
This Bacillus mycoides DNA region includes the following protein-coding sequences:
- a CDS encoding class I SAM-dependent methyltransferase, whose product is MTKFNWHESAEKKWDNNAEFWNQNSQEMWDSGSRSTIIPFFEQYVEKEVQVLDVGCGDGYGTYKLSLTGYKAVGVDLSEVMIQKGKERGEGPSLSFIKGDLSSLPFENEQFEAIMAINSLEWTEEPLRALNEIKRVLKKEGYACVAILGPTAKPRENSYPRLYGKDVVCNTMMPWEFEQLAKEQGFEVVDGTGVYKRGVNEKMLGQLPTELQQSLTFLWVFMLKNV
- a CDS encoding GNAT family N-acetyltransferase, yielding MIRKLTKKDHEQVFSFLKEEVALNLFIIGDIEAFGYETDFQELWGAFEESGTLKSILLRFHDAFIPYSKEEFVVTDYEALLSAYKPLKLSGKSTIVERFETAPSIQLGAKNEMYFCECLDDNNLPNTPIHETIKLASLDDIERIMQLRSNISEFPAANESEKMLRQAIETTTGRTYYIEKNGAIIASASTSAENSLSAMVVGVCTHPNYRGNGYASLILQKMIQDFTKEGRTLCLFYNNPAAGRIYKRLGFKDIGMWTMYR
- the ytfJ gene encoding GerW family sporulation protein, encoding MDHPIQGLMKAAMENLKEMVDVNTIVGEPVQTADGGVVLTVSKVAFGFGAGGSDFQTNDGQRANGNPAFGGGSAGGVSITPVAFLVVNKDGVNILHLQNATHLAEKIIELAPQTIDKIQSMFQKDEKKEGNHHPQNPDDIL